In Symmachiella dynata, the following are encoded in one genomic region:
- a CDS encoding DUF4175 family protein — MTELHLDYLLQTVGERYRRHNTWRQLAFYWLAVSVVAFVVWGISTVAGYSTAYTMPLYLLAALSVGFLTYLVSRSRQHDAQWLARRIEAQHPDLNSLLLTAVEQREGLPGRMGYLQQTVIQQALNHARLHDWRDVVPDTKIHRAQYAHVASLLMMLGVTIWLWSINPRTAQAVISDEVATTNSSLADFEIQVDPGNVEVERGTGLVITARFGARMPVDVNLLTTRATTETESDDAPTDAAQTLPMQKSLDDPLFGARIGIVESDLTYTVEYDGQRTEEFQVTVFEYPRLLQADARIEFPSYTNQEPEIAEDVRQVTAVEGSTVTLSFALNKSVAQAVLVSDDGQNVPLSMTVDDSHEYVATLPMRESRNYTLQLTDAEGRKNKRPPLISLKVLPNRRPDIQLTFPGRDQRVSPLEEMLITGTINDDFGVVAHGVAYTIGDAQPQILTLSNQVQETQQISQQIRFEELGAQPDQLMSYYLWADDFDPDGQIRRTESDMYFAEVRHFEEIFRQGQSPPGGGGGPPGGAGGQGEKIGDLIKLQKDIVTATWKLRRNAAEIIAAKLFDEQLQVITQSQAQLLEKLSEVIAKLTDSESQQAAAIAQTHMTSAVERLNTVSAESAEPSLLTAYASERAAYQALLKLRAREHEVTKGQQGGGGGGGGGGRSQQQLQQLELADNENRYQNQSTAQSQTTDAQRETNQLVNRLRELAQRQNDLNERIQELQSALQAAKDEAERRELERRLKRLREDQREILRDADELRDRMQQSPQPQQAEAQQAQEQVNQTRENMHRSSEALEQGQLSQALNAGTRAQRQLQQLRDDFRKKSAGAFADDMQNMRDAARELAEEQQQVADELKALQEDKTKSLRDVRQKDQLAEKLKQQQQQLDDVLRQVRDVSQAAEDSEPLLSKQLYDTLRKTQQKQPGRALDATRLLLERGSAERATQAERIARDSIDELKTSVEQAAESVLGNETEALKRAKQELAELTEQLNNEIAQADPQQGQSPPGEGEQQQQQSGQSPPGQQKGNPPGKQPGQGKQPAQGQQSGQGQQPGGAQPGENSKSPSGQSPAGGGRGQNQRRSLRDRTPQQSAAQPTPGSPQQSSQSSTGGGPGGPITGSDFLQWSDRLRDVEEMVEDPALREQVATVRDRARSMRAEFRRHSKEPNWSLVESMVAQPLLELQDQLREEIAKRESPDALVPIDRDPVPPQYREIVRRYYERLGSGQ; from the coding sequence ATGACTGAATTGCATCTCGATTATTTGTTACAGACCGTCGGCGAACGTTATCGACGTCACAACACGTGGCGGCAATTGGCGTTCTACTGGCTGGCCGTTTCTGTGGTGGCATTCGTTGTGTGGGGGATCTCCACCGTTGCCGGATATTCGACCGCATACACGATGCCGCTATACCTCTTGGCTGCGCTGTCGGTCGGATTTTTGACGTACTTGGTATCGCGAAGTCGCCAACACGACGCACAATGGTTAGCGCGTCGCATTGAAGCACAACATCCCGATCTGAATTCCTTGTTGCTCACAGCTGTTGAACAACGTGAAGGGCTACCAGGCCGGATGGGGTACTTGCAGCAAACCGTGATTCAACAAGCCTTGAATCACGCGCGGCTGCATGACTGGCGCGACGTCGTGCCGGATACCAAAATCCATCGCGCGCAATATGCGCATGTCGCGTCGTTGCTCATGATGCTGGGAGTCACGATCTGGCTGTGGAGCATCAATCCCCGCACTGCCCAAGCGGTGATTTCCGACGAGGTCGCCACTACGAATTCGTCGCTGGCCGATTTCGAAATTCAAGTCGATCCCGGCAACGTCGAAGTTGAGCGGGGGACCGGACTGGTAATCACCGCCCGCTTCGGCGCACGGATGCCGGTGGATGTCAATTTGCTCACCACACGCGCCACAACAGAAACCGAATCCGACGATGCCCCAACCGACGCTGCGCAAACATTGCCCATGCAGAAAAGCTTGGACGACCCGCTGTTTGGCGCGCGCATCGGAATTGTGGAGAGCGACCTGACCTATACGGTCGAGTATGACGGACAGCGGACTGAGGAATTCCAAGTCACAGTCTTCGAATACCCGCGGCTACTACAGGCCGATGCGCGGATTGAATTCCCCAGCTACACGAATCAGGAACCAGAAATCGCCGAAGATGTGCGACAAGTGACAGCCGTCGAAGGGAGTACCGTGACGCTCTCCTTCGCGCTCAACAAATCGGTCGCCCAGGCTGTGTTGGTCAGCGACGACGGACAAAATGTGCCGCTCAGCATGACGGTTGATGATTCGCATGAATACGTGGCAACGTTGCCGATGCGAGAATCCCGCAACTACACACTGCAACTCACCGACGCCGAGGGACGGAAGAACAAACGGCCGCCGCTGATTTCTCTCAAGGTACTCCCCAACCGCCGGCCGGACATCCAACTCACCTTCCCCGGCCGTGATCAGCGCGTCTCGCCATTGGAAGAGATGTTAATCACCGGCACGATCAACGACGACTTTGGCGTGGTCGCGCATGGAGTAGCCTATACGATCGGCGATGCACAGCCGCAGATTCTCACCTTGTCTAATCAAGTGCAGGAAACGCAACAGATTTCTCAACAGATTCGTTTCGAGGAACTGGGTGCGCAGCCCGATCAGTTGATGTCCTATTACCTGTGGGCCGATGATTTTGATCCCGACGGACAAATTCGCCGCACGGAAAGCGATATGTATTTTGCCGAAGTGCGGCACTTTGAGGAAATCTTCCGGCAAGGGCAGTCCCCCCCCGGCGGAGGCGGCGGCCCCCCTGGTGGTGCGGGTGGACAGGGCGAAAAAATTGGCGACCTGATCAAACTGCAAAAAGACATCGTAACGGCCACCTGGAAACTTCGTCGTAATGCAGCGGAAATTATTGCGGCAAAACTATTTGACGAACAGTTGCAGGTCATCACACAGTCCCAGGCTCAGCTGCTTGAAAAATTGTCAGAAGTGATCGCCAAGCTGACCGACAGTGAATCACAGCAAGCAGCAGCGATCGCCCAAACGCACATGACGTCGGCAGTTGAGCGACTGAACACGGTCTCCGCCGAGTCTGCCGAGCCATCGTTACTCACTGCGTACGCGTCAGAGCGTGCTGCTTATCAGGCGCTGTTGAAATTGCGAGCACGGGAGCACGAAGTCACCAAAGGCCAACAAGGTGGCGGCGGGGGAGGTGGGGGCGGCGGGCGATCACAACAACAGTTGCAACAACTCGAACTGGCTGACAACGAAAACCGCTACCAAAATCAAAGCACCGCCCAATCACAAACCACCGATGCGCAGCGCGAAACCAATCAATTGGTCAATCGCTTGCGGGAATTGGCGCAGCGGCAAAATGATCTCAACGAGCGCATTCAGGAACTGCAAAGCGCGCTGCAAGCGGCCAAGGATGAGGCGGAACGCCGCGAATTGGAGCGGCGGCTCAAACGGCTTCGCGAGGATCAACGTGAAATTCTCCGCGACGCCGACGAATTGCGGGACCGCATGCAGCAATCCCCGCAACCACAACAAGCCGAAGCGCAGCAGGCACAGGAACAGGTCAACCAAACCCGCGAAAACATGCACCGCTCCTCCGAAGCACTGGAGCAGGGACAACTCTCCCAGGCACTCAATGCCGGCACCCGCGCCCAGCGGCAATTGCAGCAACTGCGGGACGACTTCCGCAAAAAATCAGCCGGCGCCTTCGCCGACGACATGCAAAACATGCGCGACGCGGCCCGCGAATTAGCTGAGGAACAACAACAAGTCGCCGACGAGCTAAAAGCGTTGCAGGAAGACAAGACGAAATCGCTCCGTGATGTCCGGCAAAAGGATCAACTGGCCGAGAAACTCAAGCAGCAACAACAGCAGCTCGACGACGTCTTGCGACAAGTCCGCGATGTGTCCCAAGCGGCCGAAGACAGTGAACCGCTGCTGTCGAAACAACTCTACGACACACTCCGCAAAACCCAGCAAAAACAACCGGGCCGCGCACTGGATGCCACGCGGCTGCTACTCGAGCGTGGTTCCGCGGAGCGGGCCACCCAAGCAGAACGTATCGCCCGTGATTCGATCGACGAACTCAAAACGAGTGTCGAACAGGCAGCCGAAAGTGTATTAGGCAATGAAACCGAAGCCCTCAAACGAGCTAAGCAGGAACTGGCCGAATTGACGGAGCAACTCAACAACGAAATCGCCCAAGCCGATCCTCAACAAGGACAAAGTCCCCCGGGAGAGGGAGAACAACAGCAACAACAATCGGGGCAATCGCCACCCGGCCAACAAAAGGGCAATCCACCGGGGAAACAACCGGGCCAAGGAAAACAACCTGCGCAAGGGCAACAATCAGGTCAAGGACAACAACCCGGCGGCGCACAACCGGGAGAGAATTCCAAATCGCCGTCCGGTCAATCGCCCGCTGGTGGTGGTCGCGGTCAAAACCAACGGCGCAGTTTGCGCGATCGCACGCCACAACAATCCGCCGCGCAGCCTACACCGGGAAGCCCACAACAGAGCAGCCAATCCTCCACCGGCGGCGGTCCGGGTGGACCGATTACCGGCAGTGATTTTCTCCAGTGGTCGGACCGTTTGCGCGATGTCGAAGAAATGGTTGAAGACCCCGCGCTGCGTGAACAGGTCGCCACCGTCCGTGACCGGGCGCGGAGTATGCGCGCCGAATTCCGTCGCCACTCCAAGGAACCGAACTGGTCGCTCGTCGAATCAATGGTCGCCCAGCCGCTGTTGGAACTGCAAGATCAGCTCAGAGAAGAAATCGCCAAACGGGAATCACCCGACGCATTAGTCCCCATCGATCGCGATCCCGTTCCGCCGCAATACCGCGAAATCGTCCGCCGTTATTACGAACGACTGGGGAGCGGCCAATGA
- a CDS encoding Gfo/Idh/MocA family protein translates to MPIGFGLVGCGMIASFHVRAIEDLRGAKVVALFDSFPASAERLAKSIPGVAVYSDYGEFLKHPGLDIVNVCTPSGAHMEVAVKAANAKKHVVVEKPLEITLKRCDKIIEACKKNKVKLATILPSRFSGANMALKKAIDSGRFGKLTLGDTYVKWWRSQEYYDSGGWRGTWALDGGGAYMNQAIHNVDLLYWLMGDVAEVSGITDRLAHERIEVEDTGVATVRFKNGALGVLEATTSAYPGLLKKTEIHGTTGTAIVEQDDILLWDFAKSTKKDDTIRETYAKKAGNTGGASDPSAISYAGHLAQLKDFIKAIKTNGTPVIDGREGRKSVEIILAIYKSSHTGRRVQLPLKSDPRLPR, encoded by the coding sequence ATGCCTATCGGCTTTGGACTCGTAGGGTGCGGCATGATTGCCTCGTTTCATGTCCGCGCAATAGAAGATTTACGTGGCGCCAAAGTGGTGGCGCTGTTCGATTCGTTCCCAGCTTCGGCGGAGCGGTTAGCCAAATCGATTCCCGGCGTTGCTGTGTACAGCGATTACGGCGAATTCCTCAAACATCCCGGTTTAGACATCGTCAACGTCTGCACCCCCAGTGGGGCCCACATGGAGGTGGCCGTCAAAGCGGCCAACGCCAAAAAGCACGTTGTTGTGGAAAAACCGCTGGAAATCACACTCAAACGCTGTGACAAAATCATCGAGGCTTGCAAGAAAAACAAGGTTAAATTGGCCACGATCCTGCCCTCGCGATTTAGTGGGGCGAACATGGCGCTCAAAAAGGCGATTGATAGCGGTCGCTTTGGTAAATTGACGTTGGGCGACACCTACGTCAAGTGGTGGCGCAGTCAAGAGTACTATGACAGCGGCGGATGGCGGGGAACTTGGGCACTCGACGGCGGGGGAGCCTACATGAACCAGGCGATTCACAATGTGGATTTGCTGTACTGGCTCATGGGAGACGTCGCGGAAGTCTCGGGAATCACTGACCGGTTGGCGCACGAGCGGATTGAGGTGGAAGACACGGGTGTCGCCACCGTGCGATTCAAAAACGGTGCCCTGGGCGTCCTAGAAGCGACGACGAGCGCCTATCCCGGTTTGCTGAAAAAGACGGAAATTCACGGCACGACCGGCACGGCGATCGTAGAGCAAGATGACATTTTGCTGTGGGATTTCGCGAAATCGACCAAGAAGGACGACACGATTCGCGAAACATACGCCAAAAAAGCAGGCAATACCGGGGGCGCCAGCGACCCGTCGGCGATTTCCTATGCCGGCCATTTGGCACAATTGAAAGACTTCATCAAGGCGATCAAAACCAATGGCACTCCTGTGATTGATGGTCGCGAAGGTCGTAAAAGCGTGGAAATCATTCTGGCGATCTACAAATCCTCGCACACCGGTCGCCGCGTGCAATTGCCGCTGAAAAGCGACCCCCGCCTCCCGCGCTGA
- a CDS encoding lysophospholipid acyltransferase family protein → MRRRRWRYVAEYAVFRTFVGLVDAMPARAAARVAEMAGNAFFRFLPRKLTRYQVARDNLQNAFGEEINDAQADDIIRRMWVHLFRMVVEMIQLRRKLRVENCKQVLRFHQKEEVVQALYSDRPVLFLSGHFGNWEIGISCFGVFGFEMNIVARDLDNPYLDKWFRQFREQTGHHTISKKGGFDKMAVELAAGGTIALLGDQDAGRRGVFVDFFGRPASTHRAIALMALQYDALICVGYSRRLEDRFGDGLPLHYEVGCEEVIDPRTIDADDEVAEITRRYSAALERAIRKSPEQYFWVHRRWKSIPGQKRKRKRQPLKKAG, encoded by the coding sequence ATGCGGCGGCGGCGATGGCGATACGTGGCGGAGTACGCGGTTTTTCGCACCTTTGTGGGCTTGGTCGATGCCATGCCCGCGCGGGCAGCGGCGCGCGTGGCGGAAATGGCCGGCAATGCATTCTTCCGCTTTTTGCCGCGCAAGCTGACCCGCTATCAGGTCGCGCGGGACAATCTGCAGAATGCCTTCGGCGAGGAAATCAACGATGCGCAAGCCGACGACATCATCCGCCGGATGTGGGTGCATCTGTTTCGCATGGTTGTGGAGATGATCCAACTCCGCCGCAAGCTCCGCGTGGAGAACTGCAAACAGGTGCTGCGGTTTCATCAAAAAGAAGAGGTCGTGCAAGCACTCTACAGCGACCGTCCGGTGCTCTTCTTGAGCGGGCATTTTGGCAACTGGGAAATCGGCATCAGTTGTTTTGGGGTGTTCGGCTTCGAAATGAACATCGTCGCCCGCGATTTGGATAACCCGTACCTCGACAAGTGGTTTCGCCAGTTCCGCGAACAGACCGGCCATCATACGATCTCCAAAAAAGGAGGATTCGACAAGATGGCCGTCGAACTGGCCGCCGGCGGCACGATCGCGCTGTTGGGTGATCAGGATGCGGGACGCCGCGGCGTCTTCGTCGATTTCTTCGGCCGCCCCGCCTCGACGCACCGCGCGATTGCCCTGATGGCGCTGCAATACGATGCGCTGATCTGCGTCGGCTATTCGCGCCGTCTGGAAGACCGCTTCGGCGACGGATTGCCGCTACACTACGAGGTGGGCTGCGAAGAAGTGATCGACCCGCGCACCATCGACGCTGACGATGAGGTGGCGGAAATCACCCGCCGCTACAGCGCCGCCTTGGAACGCGCGATTCGCAAATCCCCCGAACAATATTTCTGGGTCCATCGCCGTTGGAAAAGCATTCCGGGGCAAAAGCGAAAACGCAAACGACAGCCACTGAAAAAAGCGGGCTGA
- a CDS encoding BatA domain-containing protein, producing the protein MSFLAPLYAAGILAVSLPILFHLVRRTPRERVAFSSLMFLSPSPLRVTRRSRLENLWLLFLRGLAICLLALAFARPFFRNTSHALVAQHAGERVVLLVDSSASMRRDGLWDQAVQQVLTEVDQCDANDQVALVAFDSHIRPLITFSEWDNTVSGSRRQMIRSALDDLKPSWRATHLDAALTAASDLLSRDAAAESNPAAAAKRIVLISDLQQGSRLTGLRAHRWPTEIEVSIATITPVATTNAGLQIVAPGPEDRHTRDAGTVRVRIDNAADSQRDQFQIGWVETAAESDEKPTSDNARIDVYVPAGQSRIVQAPPRPAEVEAASLKLTGDDQEFDNVAYHVAAKPAQMRIWYLGDDTGEGPQKPRYFLERALADTPARHVEIIAPDETEFVAAPGDIALATVTAQPTAEQIAILQQFLSNGGTILYSLPSAAAAEELSQLIGGQSIIATEVNADTYAMLEDIQFDHPLFTSFSESRFSDFTKIRFWKHRRIDEAALPGAEILARFDDGAAALVEVPVGKGRLLLFTSGWHPEESQLALSSKFAPLLNAILERSAGISADLPAYYVGDAVVCTLDEGGGGEGEIVLAAPDAVQTQLAFNGRSTDATDTPGIYRFQRGDRSQAFAVNLPPQESKTAALPVEQLEQLGLVLQRTPTAAELAQQEQQQRQLKNRELESRQKLWHWLVLAALVVLILETWWAGRTARAAAPAA; encoded by the coding sequence ATGAGTTTCTTAGCTCCTCTCTATGCCGCAGGCATTTTGGCGGTTTCATTGCCGATTTTGTTTCACCTCGTGCGGCGTACTCCGCGCGAGCGCGTGGCGTTCAGCTCGTTGATGTTTCTCTCCCCTTCTCCGCTGCGGGTCACGCGGCGGAGTCGGTTGGAAAACCTGTGGTTGTTGTTTCTGCGTGGATTAGCGATTTGCTTGTTGGCGTTGGCCTTCGCGCGTCCATTTTTCCGCAATACCAGTCACGCACTGGTTGCGCAACACGCCGGTGAGCGGGTCGTGCTGTTGGTCGACAGCAGTGCCAGCATGCGCCGCGACGGGCTTTGGGATCAAGCTGTCCAGCAGGTACTGACAGAAGTCGATCAATGCGACGCGAACGATCAAGTCGCCTTGGTCGCTTTTGATTCACACATTCGCCCGCTGATCACGTTTTCAGAATGGGACAACACGGTCAGCGGCAGTCGTCGGCAAATGATCCGCAGCGCGTTGGACGACCTCAAGCCGAGTTGGCGGGCGACGCACCTGGATGCGGCGCTGACAGCCGCGTCGGATCTACTGTCGCGCGATGCCGCCGCGGAGTCTAATCCCGCCGCCGCAGCCAAACGAATTGTCCTAATTTCCGATTTGCAGCAAGGCAGCCGTTTGACCGGACTGCGGGCGCATCGCTGGCCGACGGAAATCGAGGTCTCCATCGCGACGATCACCCCGGTAGCAACCACCAATGCCGGTTTACAAATTGTCGCCCCGGGACCGGAAGATCGGCATACCCGCGACGCCGGCACCGTCCGCGTCCGCATCGACAACGCCGCCGACTCCCAACGCGATCAATTCCAAATCGGCTGGGTCGAAACCGCTGCAGAATCGGACGAAAAACCCACATCAGACAACGCACGCATCGACGTGTATGTTCCCGCCGGGCAAAGCCGTATCGTGCAAGCCCCACCCCGTCCCGCAGAAGTCGAAGCCGCCTCCCTGAAACTGACCGGGGACGACCAGGAATTCGACAACGTCGCCTACCACGTTGCCGCAAAACCGGCCCAAATGAGGATCTGGTACCTGGGTGACGACACCGGTGAAGGCCCGCAAAAACCGCGGTACTTTTTAGAACGGGCTTTAGCTGATACACCTGCGCGGCATGTAGAAATCATTGCGCCTGACGAAACGGAATTCGTAGCTGCGCCCGGCGACATTGCCTTGGCCACCGTGACCGCCCAACCGACGGCGGAGCAGATCGCGATATTGCAACAGTTTCTCAGTAACGGCGGGACGATACTGTATAGTTTGCCGTCAGCTGCGGCGGCCGAAGAATTATCGCAGTTGATTGGCGGACAATCGATCATCGCCACCGAAGTCAACGCGGACACTTATGCGATGCTGGAGGATATCCAGTTCGATCATCCGCTATTCACATCGTTTTCCGAATCGCGTTTTAGCGATTTCACCAAGATTCGTTTTTGGAAACATCGCCGGATCGATGAAGCAGCACTCCCCGGCGCAGAGATCTTGGCCCGTTTCGACGATGGCGCAGCAGCTCTGGTCGAGGTGCCCGTCGGGAAAGGCCGGTTGTTGTTATTCACCTCCGGTTGGCATCCCGAGGAGAGCCAATTGGCACTCTCCTCAAAATTCGCGCCGCTGCTCAATGCGATTTTGGAACGCAGCGCCGGAATCTCCGCGGACTTACCAGCGTATTACGTCGGCGACGCGGTTGTCTGTACATTGGATGAGGGAGGCGGCGGCGAAGGAGAGATTGTGCTGGCAGCGCCCGATGCGGTGCAGACGCAACTAGCATTCAACGGCCGCAGCACCGACGCGACCGATACGCCAGGGATCTATCGGTTTCAACGCGGCGACCGCTCACAGGCGTTCGCGGTCAATCTGCCTCCGCAAGAAAGCAAAACCGCTGCGCTACCCGTTGAACAATTGGAACAGTTGGGACTGGTGCTACAGCGCACGCCGACCGCCGCGGAACTGGCCCAGCAAGAACAACAACAGCGGCAACTGAAAAACCGTGAACTGGAGAGCCGTCAAAAACTATGGCATTGGCTAGTTTTGGCGGCATTGGTCGTGTTGATACTCGAAACCTGGTGGGCAGGTCGCACGGCACGGGCCGCTGCACCTGCTGCCTGA
- a CDS encoding glutamine amidotransferase — MTLFTNLLIGNQRWIIPAAVLAVAALFVVFYSYRRDKRAHWVNLCAATLKTCGLLALAACLIEPLYSGVRARPGANLFAIAVDNSQSLTIGERDKQLQQVLAESDWQTRLGQDFELRRYQFAASLQTVPDYREIPFDGDASQLGNAITTITERFQDRPLAGILLFSDGNATDITAKFPDLKNVPPIYPVVWPETADVRDIAIRTVAVSRSPFEDAPISVKAEINTLGDVGETVTAEILDPSGKRVAEQTLAVDDSGTTLAFRLQFAAPHRGVEFYRLRVAEADKFDQFDDPSTTAEATLANNERTLTIDRGSRPQRVLYVTGRPNWEFKFLRRALDDDPSVKLTGLIRIAKREAKFKWRDNVVDASNPLFRGFDEKDPEEKEQYDQPVFVRIDTEDTSELREGFPTIAAQLFVYDAIILDDVDAEFFTRDQMALLNEFVSRRGGSLLMLGGQESFRRGGYARTPLRELLPVYLDREPDLLPAGRLRLSLSRDGWLQPWIRLRGNEQDEKIRLRDMPDFQTLNPLTGIKPGATVLADATDARGTQFPALVAQQFGRGKTAALAVGDLWRWALRRDDPAKNDQARAMRQMVRWMVADVPAPVEASIESEDKRAVRVAVRARNKDFQPLDNATVKVTVQPNEGEAITLDAEPSLTEAGLFTIDYAPRDPGTYRVNVQVTDAAGSETGRAATGWVYQPAVEEFHKLTWNRPELTRLATATGGQVVQSRELDQFVRDLPEKSAPVTERYTYPLWHQSSVFLFALCCFIGEWGLRRFRGLP; from the coding sequence ATGACTCTGTTTACCAATCTGTTGATCGGTAACCAAAGGTGGATCATTCCCGCCGCCGTACTGGCGGTCGCTGCGCTCTTTGTCGTGTTCTATTCTTATCGCCGCGACAAAAGAGCACATTGGGTGAACCTGTGCGCCGCTACGCTGAAAACATGTGGATTGTTGGCCTTGGCCGCCTGCCTCATCGAACCGCTTTATAGCGGCGTGCGAGCCCGCCCCGGTGCCAATCTGTTTGCCATCGCCGTCGATAATAGCCAAAGTCTCACCATTGGTGAACGGGACAAACAACTCCAGCAAGTGCTGGCCGAGTCCGACTGGCAAACGCGACTCGGACAAGATTTTGAATTGCGGCGCTACCAATTTGCCGCCTCATTACAAACCGTGCCGGACTATCGCGAAATTCCCTTCGACGGAGATGCCTCACAACTGGGAAATGCAATCACAACCATCACAGAGCGATTCCAGGACCGGCCCCTCGCGGGGATCTTGCTATTCAGCGACGGCAACGCGACCGATATCACGGCCAAGTTTCCGGACCTGAAAAATGTCCCCCCGATTTATCCGGTGGTTTGGCCTGAAACCGCCGACGTGCGGGACATCGCCATTCGAACCGTCGCCGTCAGCCGTTCGCCGTTTGAGGATGCACCGATTTCCGTCAAAGCCGAAATCAACACGCTGGGCGATGTGGGCGAGACCGTAACAGCCGAAATCCTCGATCCCTCCGGCAAACGCGTTGCGGAACAGACGTTGGCAGTGGACGATAGTGGAACCACATTAGCGTTTCGCCTGCAATTCGCCGCTCCGCATCGCGGGGTGGAATTCTATCGTTTGCGCGTCGCTGAAGCCGATAAATTCGACCAATTCGATGATCCCTCGACCACCGCCGAAGCGACCCTAGCCAACAACGAACGAACTTTGACCATCGACCGCGGCAGCCGCCCGCAACGCGTGCTGTACGTCACCGGCCGGCCGAATTGGGAATTCAAATTTCTCCGCCGCGCACTGGACGACGACCCGTCTGTCAAACTGACCGGACTGATTCGCATTGCCAAACGCGAAGCAAAATTCAAATGGCGCGACAATGTCGTCGACGCATCGAATCCATTGTTTCGCGGTTTTGACGAAAAGGACCCCGAGGAAAAAGAGCAATACGACCAACCGGTCTTTGTGCGAATCGATACCGAAGACACCAGCGAATTGCGAGAAGGGTTCCCCACAATCGCCGCACAGTTATTCGTTTACGACGCAATCATCCTGGATGATGTCGATGCCGAGTTCTTCACGCGTGATCAAATGGCGCTCTTAAACGAATTCGTCAGTCGTCGCGGGGGCAGCCTGTTGATGCTCGGAGGACAGGAATCCTTCCGTCGCGGCGGTTACGCGCGAACGCCGTTACGGGAATTGCTCCCGGTCTATCTGGATCGCGAACCGGACCTGTTACCCGCCGGACGGTTGCGATTGTCGCTGTCGCGCGACGGTTGGTTGCAACCGTGGATTCGGCTGCGCGGAAACGAACAGGACGAAAAAATCCGCCTACGAGACATGCCGGACTTTCAGACCCTCAATCCATTGACCGGCATCAAGCCGGGGGCCACGGTTTTAGCGGATGCGACTGATGCGCGTGGCACGCAATTTCCGGCACTGGTTGCCCAACAATTTGGTCGCGGAAAAACAGCGGCGCTGGCTGTCGGCGACCTGTGGCGCTGGGCCTTGCGGCGGGACGACCCTGCGAAGAACGATCAAGCGCGAGCGATGCGGCAAATGGTCCGCTGGATGGTGGCTGATGTTCCGGCGCCGGTTGAGGCGAGCATCGAATCGGAGGACAAACGTGCGGTCCGCGTCGCCGTCCGCGCAAGGAATAAGGATTTTCAACCGTTGGATAATGCCACCGTCAAAGTCACGGTTCAGCCGAACGAAGGCGAAGCGATCACGCTCGATGCCGAACCATCACTCACCGAGGCGGGCCTGTTCACCATCGACTATGCCCCCCGCGATCCGGGCACTTACCGCGTGAATGTGCAAGTCACCGATGCAGCGGGTAGTGAAACGGGCCGGGCTGCGACGGGATGGGTTTATCAACCGGCTGTCGAAGAATTTCATAAGCTGACATGGAACCGGCCGGAATTAACGCGCCTCGCCACCGCGACCGGCGGCCAAGTCGTTCAGTCGCGCGAGCTCGACCAGTTCGTACGCGATCTACCAGAAAAATCAGCCCCGGTGACCGAACGCTACACCTATCCCCTGTGGCATCAGTCGAGCGTGTTTTTATTCGCGCTGTGCTGCTTTATCGGCGAATGGGGCCTGAGACGTTTTCGAGGACTGCCGTGA